CCGGATGTGGTCGAATGGCGGCTTTAAGCCTAACGAACTGGATTCGTCCGGCGCAGGAGTGGCGTCAGTCCATAACGTCGTGCCGATGCAACAGCGTGCCGGATCGGCCAAGGTTGGCAGAAATGAGCCTTGTCCATGCGGAAGCGGGAAAAAATACAAGAAATGCTGCGGCGCTTAATTTCGCCCTGGCAAAAACACCTTCAGCCTTTATGGTTGAAGGTGTTTTTGTTTTTGCCTAATGGAGGAAAATGCCAGGGTCATGTCGAAACCTAAGGAAAAATAGGGAAAATCGTAGGATGGCATTTGGAATAATTAGTCGAAGGGGTAAAGACAGCATGTATATGTTTCGGAGCCGGTTAATACTGAAGTTATCTGTGATGATATTGGCGATCCTTGTTCTCTTGTCATCTGCCTTGATTTACATTCAGGTTCAGAACACCAAGAAGGCAAGCGAGGAAGCGATCGGCAATTTCAATATTCATATGGCAGAGGCTTATGCCGGACAGTTTGATGTAAGCGCTTATGCGGATTTTGTGAAAGACCAGCAGGAGAACGATCTGTACTGGAAGATCCGGGAGCAGATGAATGAGTACAGGGAACGGATCGGAGCGATGTACGTCTATACGGTGCAGATTAACGATAAGGGAGAGCCGATTCTGCTTATAGACGGGCAGCCGAAGGATTCAGACTCCGCTTCGCCGATTGGCGAAGTAACGGATATACCATTGGATGCTATAGGGAAGCTCAATAACGGGGAAACGGCCAAATCCGGCATCATCCGCAATGAGGAATACGGAGATTATATTTCTTCCTACGCTCCCCTGCGCGATGCAGGCGGGAAGATGATCGGTGTGCTTGGCATCGATACCGACGTATCGGTATCGAAAACGATCTATAAGGACGTTATCGGGGACAGCGTACCTCTCTTTATTATTATGGGAGTGCTCACTCTACTCGTGTTTCTGTTTATTGCCTTCTTCCTGGCACGTACTCTTAGACCGCTCGGGGTTATCGTAAAAGGAGCCGAAGCGATCGCCCACGGCAATCTTGCGGAGGCAAGGCAGCAGCTTCAGGTAACGAAAGTGAAGTCGAAGGACGAGATTGGACAAGTCTATTCGGCCATGACGCAGATGATCGCGCGGCTTGGCGTTACGCTTGAGGATGTTGTCCGCGACATGGCTTTGACAACGCAAAGCATCGTTCATTCGACGGAGCAGTTCGGAACCGAAGCGGCTCAGATGGTCGCGATGAACGAGAAGCTCGAGCATTCCGTAACGACGATGGCCGATGGCGCGCGTCATCAACGGATGGGAGCGGAAGAAAGCGCCAGCTCGATGGAGGATATCACGCAGGCGATCCAGCGCGTATCCGAGGCTTCCATGCAGGTATCAAGCGTATCGCATGAAGCGCTGGAGTCGGCCGAGCATGGAAGGGAATCCATACACGGGTTGCGGCAGCAGGTCGAGCTGATGGCCTCGGTAGCTAAGCAGACGGCAGACTCGGTGGGGCTTCTGCAGAGCTATATGCAGCAGATTGAGCCGGTGCTTCAGTCAATTACGAGCATCTCGGACCAGACGAAGCTGCTTGCGCTGAACGCTTCCATTGAAGCGGCCCGCGCAGGCGAGCATGGTTCAGGCTTCGCCATTGTAGCCGGAGAGGTACGCAAGCTGGCAGAAGCATCCGCTATCTCGGCCTCCCAGGTAACATCCTTGCTCGAACAGATTGGACAGGAGTCCGTCCATATCGGCGATAGAATGCAGGCGGGCAGTGTCGAGATGGTAAAAGGCACGGAGCTGTCGGGCCGGGTAGAAGCTTTGTTCGACCGGACGATGGATCAGTTCATTCATGTAAACAGCCAGATTCAGGAGATCTCGGCAGCGGCTGAAGAAGTGTTGGCCGGCTCCGAGGAAGTAGCCGCTTCGGTTGAGCAGATCGCTCAGATTTCCCGCGCAACCGCAGACAGCTCGGCCACGCTGGAGCAGATGTCGAAGCATCAGCTGGAAGCAGCTAAACGGATTGCGGACACAACCGAACAGTTGAAGAGCCGCAGCGAAGGTTTGGAAGCGGCGGTAGGCAAATTTAAGCTCTAGTCTTATCATTGAATTATCAATAGCCAAGAAGCCCGGCCTCTTATGGCCGGGCTTCTTCTTCGTAATACACCTGCAGCGTGCTCAGAGAATGAACGATCCGGTCGATGACGGCTTGCGTTTGAAAGTATTTGCGGTGGGATAAAGGCGTCCAGCTTAGCAGGCCCGGACATTCTACTTCGATATCCGCGGTGACGACTTTTTTATAGCGTTCGTTTAGTGGCTTGATGGGATAGGCGATGACATCATCGGTGTCGTAGAAGTTCACCCACTCGCCAATCCCAAGTCCTTGAAGCGGTGAGGCGGGAACCGCAATGGGCACGCCAAAATCCTTAAAGCGCAAAGCCCATACGGCAAGCGGGCTGCCAAGCGTGTAGAAGTGAGTTAAGGTCTCGCCATGCACCAGCCTGGACTCGCTGGTTCCGATAACCTCCGAGACTTTGGGCGTCAGTTTATTGTTTTGCAAGTCGTGGAAAAAATTGCTCGATATGATAGACCCGAGGCTGTGAGAGATAATGCAGAGCGGTGCATCTTGTCCCGCGAGATCGGACAGGCGCTGCAGACATACGGCAAAACGCCGGTGAATCTCGTCATAAATATAATCATCGGGTGTGGGATCATTGTCGCGGGGGACAGCCTGGTAGGCAATGGCTTCGCCCAGCTGGTTTACGAAGAAGGGTCTTAACCGTATCCATTTGGCCCAGCGCAGCGGCTTGCCGCGAATCCGGCTCCATAACCGCTCCTCCAGCCGGTTCACAATATCTCCCCAATAGATGCCTTCCACATGCAGCTTTACGCTCGGATTCACAATAGCCATCTGGGCACACAGATTGCTGGCCAGCTCGGCGTGGAAATTCTCCCTGCTTTGACCGATCCCATGTATGACAGCAACGGCAATTTTCACGGGGACAACCCCTTCCTATGCGTAGATCATACATTAATGTATTCGCATACATTCGCTTTCGTTAAAGCAGAAGCCCTGCTAGATTAGGGGAAGATAATGTGAGGAAGGCACGCAAATAAACAAAGGATGTTCCGCTTTAACAGGCGGGACATCCTTTGTTGGCTCACGGGCTATATGGCCCGCATCCGGTTATTTCTTGGATTATGTTCAACCTCTGCGAGGCCCAAGGCCTCCATTAATGGCGGGATGTACATGCCAAATCTGCCGCGCAGCCCTTTTTTAAGGCCATACCATCCGCCTACCGGATTCTCCGGGGAGCGTCCCCAGGCTTCTACGGTACCGTCTTTTGCAGGCTTCTGCTCGTCGGCACTGCCCAACTCGATCCAGTCGCCATGCTCCTTCAGCATGGCGTATAAATCGTCCATGCAGCGGTAGTCGTAGTGGAGCACCGTCTTGCCGACGGTACAGACGATAATGGCTTTTCCGTCCTTCTCATCCTTATACATCTCATACTCGGAGGTGAGGGGAGGAGTCTTTAGCTTCCATGGGTTTTCCTTGGTTCCTGCTGCTGACGACAATGGCTTCACAGCTCCTTTTGCGTTTACTTAATTCCTTTTCTTCTGCGGTCAGGTATCCCATTCCTCTTTTGATTCGTAAGGCTGGCTACATCTTGCCGAAGAAGCTGATCACGAACTCGCGGAAACGGACTGCTGCTTGGGAAAGGTAATGCTTCCGGTTCCAGGCGATGCCGAAGGTGCGGCGGCAGACCGGATCGGAGATTTTGAGCTGCACGGTGCCCGGGCTCGACGCCCGGTTGCCCAGCGACAGCGGAAGGGTAAAGGTGATGCCAAGACCCATCTCGACAAGCGTCTGGATGGAGCTGACCTCTTCAAGCTCGAAGGCGATCCGCGGCTCGAAGCCGGCTTTCCGGCAGAAGCCGTCCGTAATTTCGCGGAAGTTGGAGCGGGAGGAGAGCGAGATAAACGGCTCGTTCGCCGCTTCAATCAAGGAGATGCTCTCCCGCGATGCGAAAGGATGCCCCTTCGGTACCGTCAGACAAAGCTCTTCTTCCGCAAGGGTAAGCCACTCAATGTCCGGCCCGTTCATCGGGGTGGTCGAAATGCAGAAATCGATATCCGCATTTTCCAGCTCGCTAAGCATGTCCGAGACGGAACCAAGCTGATGCTGGATAATCCGGACATGCGGATGCCGCGTCAGAAATTCCTTCAGCATCATGGGCAGCACATAAGGCAGCGTAACGGAGATGGACACGGTGCCATGCTCAAGCCCGGCCATATCCGTAATTTCGCGTTCGCCTTCTTCAAGCTCGAGAAAGGCCCGTTCAACGCGGTTGAGATAAGTCTTGCCGAATGCATTCAGCTTGACGTGCCTGCCTTGCCGTTCGAAAAGAGGCACGCCAAGCCGTTTTTCCAGCCGGTTGATGGAGTTGCTGAGCGACGGCTGCGAGACGTTCAGCTCCTTCGCGGCTTTCGTAATATGCTCATGCCGGGCGACGGCTTGAAAATATTTCAACTGGAGAAACTCCAAGCGGATCACTCTCCCTTATATAACTTTCATGTGATGATTTCATTATAAAATAAGTATTATACTTTATAAATTTGAGATTTTATAATGATTCAGCATATACAGAAAGTTTCAAACAGGGATTGGAGAGCGTTAACCTTGCTAAAAGAGAAAATCTGGACGAGAAACTTCGTCACTATTTGCGTGAGCAGTTTTTTCATGTTCCTGACCTTTTACGTCCTGACGACGGCGTTTCCGCTGTATGTCCGGGATAGCCTGCACGGCGGCCAGCAGCAGATGGGTCTAGTCATTACGATTTACGTCATTGGCGGCGTGCTGATCCGGCCATTCTCCGGCCAGTGGGTCGACCGCTTCGGCAAACGTAAAATGGCGATTATCGGGATGATTATTTTCCTGCTCGCCTGCTTCAGTTATTTCGGAACCAAAGGCATTATTCTGTTCCTTATTGTCCGCTTCATTCACGGCA
This region of Paenibacillus sp. JDR-2 genomic DNA includes:
- a CDS encoding DUF6855 family protein, whose amino-acid sequence is MSSAAGTKENPWKLKTPPLTSEYEMYKDEKDGKAIIVCTVGKTVLHYDYRCMDDLYAMLKEHGDWIELGSADEQKPAKDGTVEAWGRSPENPVGGWYGLKKGLRGRFGMYIPPLMEALGLAEVEHNPRNNRMRAI
- a CDS encoding LysR family transcriptional regulator: MEFLQLKYFQAVARHEHITKAAKELNVSQPSLSNSINRLEKRLGVPLFERQGRHVKLNAFGKTYLNRVERAFLELEEGEREITDMAGLEHGTVSISVTLPYVLPMMLKEFLTRHPHVRIIQHQLGSVSDMLSELENADIDFCISTTPMNGPDIEWLTLAEEELCLTVPKGHPFASRESISLIEAANEPFISLSSRSNFREITDGFCRKAGFEPRIAFELEEVSSIQTLVEMGLGITFTLPLSLGNRASSPGTVQLKISDPVCRRTFGIAWNRKHYLSQAAVRFREFVISFFGKM
- a CDS encoding methyl-accepting chemotaxis protein, which translates into the protein MYMFRSRLILKLSVMILAILVLLSSALIYIQVQNTKKASEEAIGNFNIHMAEAYAGQFDVSAYADFVKDQQENDLYWKIREQMNEYRERIGAMYVYTVQINDKGEPILLIDGQPKDSDSASPIGEVTDIPLDAIGKLNNGETAKSGIIRNEEYGDYISSYAPLRDAGGKMIGVLGIDTDVSVSKTIYKDVIGDSVPLFIIMGVLTLLVFLFIAFFLARTLRPLGVIVKGAEAIAHGNLAEARQQLQVTKVKSKDEIGQVYSAMTQMIARLGVTLEDVVRDMALTTQSIVHSTEQFGTEAAQMVAMNEKLEHSVTTMADGARHQRMGAEESASSMEDITQAIQRVSEASMQVSSVSHEALESAEHGRESIHGLRQQVELMASVAKQTADSVGLLQSYMQQIEPVLQSITSISDQTKLLALNASIEAARAGEHGSGFAIVAGEVRKLAEASAISASQVTSLLEQIGQESVHIGDRMQAGSVEMVKGTELSGRVEALFDRTMDQFIHVNSQIQEISAAAEEVLAGSEEVAASVEQIAQISRATADSSATLEQMSKHQLEAAKRIADTTEQLKSRSEGLEAAVGKFKL